In Kitasatospora gansuensis, a genomic segment contains:
- a CDS encoding LysR family transcriptional regulator, whose translation METRELRYFVAVAEELHFGRAAQRLAMAQPPLSRAIQQLERRLGVVLLHRTARAVSLTEAGSVLLREARVALDAVEAAERRTRRAAAELPGVVLATKAGASSELLSKLLDAYAAEPGAVAVEVMLCGPGEQERLLRDGRADVALLQRPFDTTAGLDTEDLHTEQQVVVLPAGHPLANRPHMSIAEVTTLTDLPLPRWPRRGGGYSDGPGPQVRDHTQLFQLIALGRACAVVPESLRAHLRDDHATVPVPDAPAVTTVIAWPPHSRSQAVADLVRTATRL comes from the coding sequence GTGGAGACACGGGAGTTGCGATACTTCGTCGCCGTCGCGGAAGAGTTGCACTTCGGGCGGGCGGCGCAGCGGCTCGCCATGGCACAACCTCCGCTGTCGCGGGCGATCCAGCAGCTCGAGCGGCGGCTCGGAGTGGTTCTGCTGCACCGCACTGCTCGCGCAGTCTCCTTGACCGAGGCCGGGTCGGTGCTTCTGCGGGAGGCCCGGGTCGCACTGGACGCGGTCGAAGCCGCCGAGCGCCGCACCCGCCGCGCAGCTGCCGAACTGCCCGGTGTGGTGCTGGCCACGAAGGCCGGAGCGTCCAGCGAACTGTTGTCGAAGCTGCTGGACGCCTACGCCGCCGAGCCCGGCGCGGTCGCCGTCGAGGTGATGCTGTGCGGGCCCGGCGAGCAGGAAAGGCTGCTGCGCGACGGGCGTGCCGACGTTGCTCTGCTCCAGCGGCCCTTCGACACGACGGCCGGCCTCGACACCGAGGACCTGCACACCGAACAGCAGGTCGTGGTCCTGCCCGCAGGGCACCCCTTGGCCAACCGACCCCACATGTCGATAGCCGAGGTCACCACCCTGACGGACCTGCCCCTGCCACGGTGGCCTCGACGGGGCGGGGGCTATTCGGACGGACCTGGCCCGCAGGTGCGCGACCACACCCAGCTGTTCCAGCTGATCGCGCTGGGACGGGCCTGCGCGGTTGTGCCCGAGTCCCTCCGAGCCCACCTGCGCGACGATCATGCGACGGTGCCGGTGCCGGACGCACCGGCTGTCACGACTGTGATCGCCTGGCCGCCACACAGCAGATCCCAAGCCGTCGCCGACCTCGTCCGCACCGCGACACGCCTCTAG
- a CDS encoding alpha/beta fold hydrolase → MSIAEGTNSTAVLPGPRTREQLHHLKVAGYDFTCRVRTVSRASVGRPIVLLGGALMDMYDWRLIEARLPADATIITFDLPGFGGASALGDETVAGYELQAEAVVVALDHLGVNQVNLLGYCYGAVVACRLLAHRADRVARVVLANVSEVVTPESRKLLTHAAELAEQDRIEELCDVLCEHTLGPRDREALSKATRFGFKDVRQLPHAAAALRRARDAHGDAMRQAREITVPLLVICGEHDAFTPAWSGLRLAEGCEGASSVVLDTGHTPLLEAPDVFVGHVMSHFTAP, encoded by the coding sequence GTGAGCATCGCAGAAGGCACGAACAGCACAGCGGTGCTACCCGGGCCAAGGACGCGGGAGCAGCTGCACCACCTGAAGGTGGCGGGGTACGACTTCACCTGCCGGGTCCGCACCGTTTCGCGGGCTTCGGTGGGCAGGCCCATCGTCCTGCTCGGCGGGGCTCTGATGGACATGTACGACTGGCGCTTGATCGAGGCACGCCTGCCTGCCGACGCCACGATCATCACGTTCGACCTGCCCGGTTTCGGCGGTGCCTCGGCGCTGGGGGACGAGACCGTGGCCGGCTATGAGCTTCAGGCCGAGGCCGTGGTCGTCGCCCTGGACCACCTGGGCGTGAACCAGGTCAACCTGCTCGGGTACTGCTACGGCGCGGTGGTGGCCTGCCGCTTGCTCGCACACCGTGCGGACCGGGTCGCGCGGGTGGTGCTGGCCAACGTGTCGGAGGTGGTGACCCCGGAGTCACGGAAGCTGCTGACGCACGCGGCGGAGCTGGCGGAACAGGACCGGATCGAGGAGTTGTGCGATGTGCTCTGTGAGCACACCTTGGGCCCGCGCGACCGCGAGGCGCTCTCCAAGGCGACGAGGTTCGGTTTCAAGGACGTCCGGCAGCTGCCGCACGCCGCAGCAGCTCTGCGCCGGGCCCGGGACGCTCACGGCGATGCGATGCGGCAGGCGCGGGAGATCACCGTTCCGTTGCTGGTCATCTGCGGCGAACACGACGCGTTCACGCCCGCGTGGTCGGGGCTGCGGCTGGCCGAAGGGTGTGAGGGCGCGAGCAGCGTTGTGCTCGACACCGGCCACACGCCGCTGCTCGAAGCTCCCGACGTTTTCGTCGGCCACGTCATGAGCCACTTCACCGCACCCTGA
- a CDS encoding alpha/beta fold hydrolase yields the protein MTTITHRQIESTSGLSMHIAEAGSGPLVLLLHGFPESWYSWRHQLVALAEAGYHAVAPDQRGYGGTGGPDEVDQYSLLHLSGDVLGLLPALGADRAVVVGHDWGAPVAWTSALLRPDLVRGVVGLSVPPFPRGPMPLLQLFRQLLGDDYYMVHFQQPGVADAELARDPYTTFRTVLAGRPRLSPDGIPLVPEGNGFLDMFTLPTDLPDWLTEDDLAHFATEFTANGFTRPLNWYRNLDRNWYLTAPWHNAQILPPALLILGEHDLVVANDGARAGLAALNELAPNLAEPLWLPDCGHWTQQEKPKEVNQALLGFLDGLAD from the coding sequence ATGACCACGATCACGCACCGTCAGATCGAGTCCACCAGCGGACTCTCGATGCACATCGCCGAAGCGGGCAGCGGCCCCCTGGTCCTGCTGCTGCACGGCTTCCCCGAGAGCTGGTACTCCTGGCGCCATCAGCTCGTCGCCCTGGCCGAGGCCGGCTACCACGCGGTCGCCCCCGACCAGCGCGGCTACGGCGGGACGGGCGGACCGGACGAGGTCGACCAGTACTCCCTGCTGCACCTGTCCGGCGACGTGCTCGGCCTGCTCCCCGCCCTCGGCGCCGACCGCGCGGTGGTGGTCGGCCACGACTGGGGCGCCCCGGTCGCCTGGACCAGCGCGCTGCTCCGCCCCGACCTGGTCCGCGGCGTGGTCGGCCTCTCGGTCCCGCCGTTCCCGCGCGGGCCGATGCCGCTGCTCCAGCTGTTCCGCCAACTGCTCGGCGACGACTACTACATGGTCCACTTCCAGCAGCCCGGAGTCGCCGACGCCGAACTCGCGCGGGACCCGTACACCACCTTCCGCACCGTGCTGGCTGGCCGCCCGCGGCTCAGCCCCGACGGCATCCCGCTGGTCCCCGAGGGCAACGGCTTCCTGGACATGTTCACCCTGCCCACCGACCTCCCCGACTGGCTCACCGAGGACGATCTCGCCCACTTCGCCACCGAGTTCACCGCCAACGGCTTCACCCGCCCGCTCAACTGGTACCGCAACCTCGACCGCAACTGGTACCTCACCGCCCCCTGGCACAACGCCCAGATCCTGCCCCCCGCCCTCCTGATCCTCGGCGAACACGACCTGGTCGTCGCCAACGACGGCGCCCGCGCCGGCCTCGCCGCCCTCAACGAACTCGCCCCCAACCTCGCCGAACCCCTCTGGCTCCCCGACTGCGGCCACTGGACCCAGCAGGAGAAGCCCAAGGAGGTCAACCAGGCCCTGCTCGGCTTCCTGGACGGGCTCGCCGACTAA
- a CDS encoding PucR family transcriptional regulator, with the protein MATPRKAPGFTASIDRIPRELAAVMRPELPGLLKEMAAEIVGVIPEYRELLEGPNAKVIRVGIEQNIATFVDQVAAPTATTSLRDEICRRFGRHEAFEGRSLDMLQDAYRIGCQVALRRVRTVGRRHNLSAAVLMAFADALFAYMGEIAELSREGYLQAMAELGEEPDNRRRRLLRRILGGTAVARGALAELAEHAAWPLPDQVTLVALAPGSRPNRAALDRDILIDLADREPHLLLPGPVDEVRRPALAAALAGCRAAVGLTVPLAEATESLRWARQLLAFAEPPLAYCQDHLVQLFLLGDPALVQQIARRYLAPLADLTPTRRTRLLETLSAWLTTRATAAELAEHLGVHPQTVRYRLRVLERAFGDRLADPEVRFATEVALRAAAVARPSR; encoded by the coding sequence ATGGCCACACCGCGCAAGGCGCCGGGCTTCACCGCGTCGATCGACCGGATACCGCGCGAACTGGCGGCCGTGATGCGCCCCGAACTCCCCGGTCTGCTCAAGGAGATGGCCGCCGAGATCGTCGGCGTCATCCCCGAGTACCGGGAACTCCTGGAGGGGCCGAACGCCAAGGTGATCCGGGTCGGCATCGAGCAGAACATCGCCACCTTCGTCGACCAGGTCGCCGCCCCGACCGCCACCACCTCGCTGCGCGACGAGATCTGCCGACGCTTCGGCCGGCACGAGGCCTTCGAGGGCCGCAGCCTCGACATGCTCCAGGACGCCTACCGGATCGGCTGCCAGGTCGCGCTGCGCCGGGTCCGCACCGTCGGCCGCCGGCACAACCTGTCGGCCGCCGTCCTGATGGCCTTCGCCGACGCGCTCTTCGCGTACATGGGCGAGATCGCCGAACTCTCCCGCGAGGGCTACTTACAGGCGATGGCCGAGCTCGGCGAGGAGCCCGACAACCGGCGCCGCCGACTGCTCCGCCGCATCCTCGGCGGCACCGCCGTCGCCCGCGGCGCCCTCGCCGAACTGGCCGAGCACGCCGCCTGGCCACTCCCCGACCAAGTCACCCTGGTCGCCCTGGCCCCCGGCTCCCGCCCCAACCGGGCCGCCCTCGACCGCGACATCCTGATCGACCTCGCCGACCGCGAACCCCACCTGCTGCTGCCAGGACCGGTCGACGAGGTCCGTCGCCCGGCCCTGGCCGCCGCACTGGCCGGCTGCCGGGCCGCCGTCGGCCTCACCGTCCCGCTCGCCGAGGCAACCGAATCGCTGCGCTGGGCACGGCAGTTACTCGCCTTCGCCGAACCCCCGCTGGCCTACTGCCAGGACCACCTGGTCCAGCTCTTCCTGCTCGGCGACCCGGCCCTGGTCCAGCAGATCGCCCGCCGCTACCTGGCCCCGCTCGCCGACCTCACCCCCACCCGCCGGACCCGGCTGCTGGAGACCCTGAGCGCCTGGCTCACCACCCGGGCCACCGCCGCCGAACTCGCCGAACACCTCGGCGTCCACCCGCAGACCGTCCGCTACCGGCTCCGGGTGCTGGAACGGGCCTTCGGCGACCGGCTCGCCGACCCCGAGGTACGGTTCGCCACCGAGGTCGCGCTCCGGGCCGCGGCGGTGGCCCGCCCGAGCCGCTGA